CCATCTTCGCGGCCAGCCTGGCATCGAGCGGATCGCCGTTCGGGTCCTTGTCGGGCGTGGGGCCGAAGCTGTCCTGGCCGGCGGATTCTTCGCTCCCCAGCACGCCGGGGAGCTGGCGGATGACGGCGTCCATGAGCACCATCGCCCCCAGCTCGCCGCCGCTGAGGACGTAGTCGCCCAGGCTGATCTCTTCGGGCTCGAGCTTCTCGATGACGCGTTCGTCGAGCCCCTCGTAGTGGCCGCAGATCAGCAGCAGGCGGGGCAGGTTCGCCAGCCGCTCGACCGTCGGCTGGGTCAGCGGCCGGCCCTGGGGCGTCAGCAGCACGCGGTGGGCCGGGCGGGTGTCCATCGCCTCGGCCGCCATGACGGCGTCATAGATCGGCTGGCAGGTCATGACCATGCCCGGACCACCGCCGAAGGGCCGGTCGTCGGTCTTGTTGTGCTTGTTGCCGGCGTAGTTGCGGATGTCGGTGGCGTGCCAGTTGACCAGCCCCGCCGCCCGCGCCCGGCCCGGGATGCTGACGGCCATCGCCGCGGGCGGCTCCGCAGCGAACATCTCGGGGAAGGTTGTGAGGACGTCGATGCGCATGGCGGGGCCTCGGATGACTCGCAAGCCTATGAAAAACCCACACCTTGCGATGTGGGTCGGCGTGATTGCGATGGTCGAGCCTGGTTACTCGCTCTTCTCTTCGCCACCCTCGCTGGACTCCTCGGCGGGAGCCTCGGCAGCAGCGGCGGCCTCTTCTTCGGCCTTCTTCTTGGCTTCGGCTTCCTCGGCGGCCTTCTTGGCGACCTGGGCGTCCTGGACGGACTTCTTGGCGTCGCTCAGGGCGCTCTCGGCCTTGGCCTTGGCGGCGTCGGCGGCCGTGGGGTCGGCGGCGGAGACCGCGGCCTTGGCCTCGTTGACGGCCTCGCTGATGGTCGACGCATAGCCGGCAAGATCAACGCCCTCGGCATCATCGCTGCTGGCCAGTTCGCCGATCTCGGTCTGGGCCTTCTCGGCGGTCGCCAGGCCCACCTTGCAGCCCACGCGGTTGCGGTCGGCCTCGCGCTTGGCCTCCCACTTGTCCTTG
This portion of the Phycisphaerales bacterium genome encodes:
- a CDS encoding tRNA (guanine(37)-N(1))-methyltransferase — translated: MRIDVLTTFPEMFAAEPPAAMAVSIPGRARAAGLVNWHATDIRNYAGNKHNKTDDRPFGGGPGMVMTCQPIYDAVMAAEAMDTRPAHRVLLTPQGRPLTQPTVERLANLPRLLLICGHYEGLDERVIEKLEPEEISLGDYVLSGGELGAMVLMDAVIRQLPGVLGSEESAGQDSFGPTPDKDPNGDPLDARLAAKMGIPPDARLLDCPHYTRPREWMGMAVPDVLLGGDHAAVARWRLEQRLARTRERRPDLLEPPADAPDALAGEGPGA